The following are encoded together in the Lytechinus variegatus isolate NC3 chromosome 19, Lvar_3.0, whole genome shotgun sequence genome:
- the LOC121406322 gene encoding serine/threonine-protein phosphatase 6 regulatory ankyrin repeat subunit B-like — protein MVVVVERQAFVVKPHFFDVPRGISKAAKFIDDIGVSMVDDDTVDEPPFLMAVRNGNLDDVRGLVSQGADVNQGNVEGMTPLAIAAKGSKVEILNYLINQGAEIRKLVKGLTPLHFAAFVGSFDVIRYLISQGAEVDKLGKGGTTALHLAALNGHIGVTKYLINYGAQVNKKTEDGFTALHLAAMNSNLDVIKHLVSKGAEVNQGENDDWTALHLASQDGHLEVIEYLISEGAEIGKREARGFTALHIAAMHSNFDVIKYLISHGAEVKKGDNNGWTALHIAAQYGNIDINKYLISQGAEVNKDNVNGVTAFQIAAVEGNLEIMKYLVGQGAKINKGESHGWNALHAAAQFGLFDVAKYIISQGAEVNKEEKHGLTALHIAAKSGHLDVIKYLISQGAEVKKGDNKDSTALHTAAQNGHLEVVNERAGVNKGDNDGFNALHIAAHNGHLSVVKYLISKGAEVNLGSNVGWTSLHIAALEGHLDVTKYVISQGAEVNRGKKDNSTALHCAAQNDHLDIINYLISEGAEINMKNSDGMTALLMAAKYDHLDVIKSLISHRAEVNIGNNDGSTALHIAAQYGHLSVTKYLISQGIEINVGNNNGMTALLAAASEGHIDVVKCLISQRAEVDKGNNNGVTAFHIAAKNDHLDVVKYLISRGVEVDKRENEGWTALHSAAKKGHFDVVKYLISHGAEVNIANNSGLAALHIAALEGHLQVTKYLISQGAEVDRGKEDTLTALYCASYNDHLDIIKYLISQGAGINVGNANGWTALMIAVNQGHLDVTKYLISQGAEVNKGNNHGATAVLIAASKGHLDVIKYLISQGAEDNKGDNDESTALHAAGLNGNLEVTKYLISQGAEVNIGKHDGWTALHAAAHNGHLDVTKYLISHGAEVNKGNNDGSTALHIAGLNGHLDVIKYLISQGAEVNRKGDNGRTALYCAAQNGRLDVTKYLISEGAEVNIGDNVGFTALHIAALSGHLEVTKYLISQGAEVNRGKHDGWTALHAAAHNGHLDVTKYLISHGAEVNIANNSGLAALHIAALEGHLQVTKYLISQGAEVDRGKEDTLTALHCASHNDHLDIIKYLISQGAGINVGNANGWTALMIAVNQDHLDVTKYLISQGAEVNKGNNHGATAVLIAASKGHLDVIKYLISQGAEVNKGDNDESTALHAAGLNGNLEVTKYLISQGAEVNIGKHDGWTALHAAAHNGHLDVTKYLISHGAEVNKGNNDGSTALHIAGLNGHLDVIKYLISQGAEVNRKRDNGRTALYCAAQNGRLDVTKYLISEGAEVNIGDNVGFTALHIAALSGHLEVTKYLISQGAEVNRGKHDGWTALHAAAHNGHLDVTKYLISHGAEVNKGNNDGSTALHIAGLNGHLDVIKYLISQGAEVNRKRDNGRTALYCAAQNGRLDVTKYLISEGAEVNIGDNVGFTALHIAALSGHLEVTKYLISQGAEVNRGKHDGWTALHAAAQNGHLDVTKYLISHGAEVNKGNNHGSTALHIAGLNGHLDVIKYLISQGAEVNRKRDNGRTALHAAAHNGHLDVTKYLISHGAEVNIGDNVGFTALHIAALSGHLEVTKYLISQGAEVNRGKHDGWTALHAAAQNGHLDVTKYLISHGAEVNKKVDNGLTALDFAVFGNHPDAVDKPACDRLGRESPREQSHLSMLHQLMNIADLRETSSNTEDIHLAVQNGNTARIEGFVSQGAYLNVQSADGQMCLQEAIKLSYETERNADESVTLRKISNEYYGGNLSPEKALVFYLLDNGAKTDVGDRSGKLPIYYAKDEVVKQVILAR, from the exons ATGGTGGTTGTGGTAGAAAGGCAGGCCTTTGTGGTCAAACCACATTTTTTCGATGTTCCGCGAGGAATTTCTAAAGCCGCCAAATTTATAGACGATATTGGAGTGAGTATGGTCGACGACGATACGGTTGACGAACCCCCATTTCTTATGGCTGTAAGGAATGGTAACCTTGATGATGTACGAGGCCTGGTCAGTCAAGGAGCAGATGTAAATCAAGGTAATGTTGAAGGCATGACACCTTTGGCCATTGCAGCAAAGGGCAGCaaagttgaaatattgaattatctTATCAATCAAGGTGCTGAGATAAGAAAGTTAGTTAAAGGATTGACTCCATTACACTTTGCTGCTTTCGTTGGTAGTTTTGATGTCATCAGGTATCTCATCAGCCAAGGAGCTGAGGTAGATAAGTTGGGTAAAGGTGGTACTACAGCATTACACCTTGCTGCTTTGAATGGCCATATTGGCGTCACTAAATATTTGATCAATTATGGAGCtcaagtgaataaaaaaacagaGGATGGGTTTACAGCATTACACTTAGCTGCTATGAATAGCAATCTTGATGTCATTAAACATCTGGTCAGTAAAGGAGCAGAGGTGAACCAGGGAGAGAATGATGACTGGACTGCATTACATCTAGCTTCTCAGGATGGTCATCTTGAAGTCATtgaatatctgatcagtgaagGAGCAGAAATAGGTAAAAGAGAGGCCAGAGGTTTtactgcattacacattgctgCTATGCACAGTAATTTTGATGTCATCAAGTATCTGATCAGTCATGGGGCCGAGGTGAAGAAAGGAGATAATAATGGATGGACTGCTTTGCACATTGCTGCTCAATATGGTAATATTGACATCAATAAATAcctgatcagtcaaggagctgaggtgaacAAGGACAATGTTAATGGTGTGACTGCATTCCAAATTGCTGCTGTGGAAGGTAATCTTGAGATTATGAAATATCTCGTTGGTCAAGGGGCCAAGATAAATAAAGGAGAGAGCCACGGTTGGAACGCATTACACGCTGCTGCTCAGTTTGGTCTTTTTGATGTCGCCAAGTACAttatcagtcaaggagctgaggtgaacaaagaagaaaaacatggtTTGACTGCATTGCACATTGCTGCTAAGagtggtcatcttgatgtcattaaatatctgatcagtcaaggagcaGAGGTGAAGAAAGGAGATAACAAGGATTCGACTGCATTACACACTGCGGCTCAGAATGGCCATCTTGAAGTCGTCAA cgAACGGGCTGGGGTGAATAAAGGAGATAACGATGGGTTTAATGCGCTACACATTGCTGCTCATAATGGTCATCTTAGTGtcgtcaaatatctgatcagtaaAGGGGCAGAGGTGAATTTAGGAAGTAATGTTGGGTGGACCTCCTTACACATTGCTGCTCTGgaaggtcatcttgatgtcaccaAGTACGTAATTAGTCAAGGGGCTGAAGTGAATAGGGGGAAAAAAGATAATTCGACTGCGTTACACTGTGCTGCTCAGAATGACCATCTTGATATCATCAATTATCTGATCAGTGAAGGGGCTGAGATTAATATGAAGAATAGCGACGGCATGACAGCATTACTGATGGCTGCGAAGTATGACCATCTTGATGTCATCAAATCTCTTATCAGTCATCGGGCAGAGGTGAATATAGGAAATAATGATGGCTCAACTGCCTTACACATCGCTGCTCAATATGGTCATCTTAGTGTCACCAAATATCTAATCAGTCAAGGGATAGAGATTAACGTAGGAAATAACAATGGTATGACTGCATTACTGGCGGCTGCCAGTGAAGGTCATATTGATGTCGTCAAATGTCTGATCAGTCAAAGGGCAGAGGTCGATAAAGGAAACAATAATGGGGTTACTGCCTTCCACATTGCTGCTAAAAATGATCATCTTGATGTCGTAAAATATCTTATCAGTCGAGGGGTAGAGGTGGATAAAAGAGAAAACGAAGGTTGGACCGCATTACACAGTGCTGCTAAGAAAGGCCATTTTGATGttgtcaaatatctgatcagtcatgGGGCAGAGGTAAATATAGCAAATAACAGTGGTTTGGctgcattacacattgctgctctggaaggtcatcttcaggtcaccAAGTACTTAATTAGTCAAGGAGCTGAAGTGGATAGAGGGAAAGAAGATACTTTGACTGCGTTATACTGTGCTTCTTATAATGACCATCTTGATATTATAAAATATCTCATTAGTCAAGGGGCTGGGATTAATGTAGGAAATGCAAATGGCTGGACTGCATTAATGATAGCTGTCAATCAAGGCCATCTAGATGTTaccaaatatctgatcagtcaaggagctgaggtgaataaagggAATAACCATGGCGCGACTGCAGTACTGATAGCTGCCAGTAAAGGTCATCTTGATGTAAtaaaatatctgatcagtcaaggggcCGAGGATAATAAAGGAGATAACGATGAATCGACTGCCTTACACGCAGCTGGTCTGAATGGTAATCTTGAAGTCACTAAGTACTTAATCAGTCAGGGAGCTGAAGTGAATATAGGAAAGCAcgatggttggactgcattacacgCTGCTGCTCATAATGGCCATCTTGATGTTaccaaatatctgatcagtcatggagctgaggtgaataaagggAATAACGATGGATCGACTGCCTTACATATTGCTGGTctgaatggtcatcttgatgtcatcAAGTATTTAATCAGTCAAGGGGCTGAAGTGAATAGAAAAGGAGACAATGGTAGAACTGCTTTATACTGCGCTGCTCAAAATGGCCGTCTTGATGTTACCAAATATTTGATCAGTGAAGGCGCAGAGGTGAATATAGGAGATAATGTTGGTTTCACTGCCTTACATATTGCTGCTCTAAGTGGCCATCTTGAAGTCACTAAGTACTTAATCAGTCAGGGAGCTGAAGTGAATAGAGGAAAGCAcgatggttggactgcattacacgCTGCTGCTCATAATGGCCATCTTGATGTTaccaaatatctgatcagtcatgGAGCTGAGGTGAATATAGCAAATAACAGTGGTTTGGctgcattacacattgctgCTCTGGAAGGTCATCTCCAGGTCACCAAGTACTTAATTAGTCAAGGAGCTGAAGTGGATAGAGGGAAAGAAGATACTTTGACTGCGTTACACTGTGCTTCTCATAATGACCATCTTGATATTATAAAATATCTCATTAGTCAAGGGGCTGGGATTAATGTAGGAAATGCAAATGGCTGGACTGCATTAATGATAGCTGTCAATCAAGACCATCTAGATGTTaccaaatatctgatcagtcaaggagctgaggtgaataaagggAATAACCATGGCGCGACTGCAGTACTGATAGCTGCCAGTAAAGGTCATCTTGATGTAAtaaaatatctgatcagtcaaggggcCGAGGTGAATAAAGGAGATAACGATGAATCGACTGCCTTACACGCAGCTGGTCTGAATGGTAATCTTGAAGTCACTAAGTACTTAATCAGTCAGGGAGCTGAAGTGAATATAGGAAAGCAcgatggttggactgcattacacgCTGCTGCTCATAATGGCCATCTTGATGTTaccaaatatctgatcagtcatggagctgaggtgaataaagggAATAACGATGGATCGACTGCCTTACATATTGCTGGTctgaatggtcatcttgatgtcatcAAGTATTTAATCAGTCAAGGGGCTGAAGTGAATAGAAAAAGAGACAATGGTAGAACTGCTTTATACTGCGCTGCTCAAAATGGCCGTCTTGATGTTACCAAATATTTGATCAGTGAAGGCGCAGAGGTGAATATAGGAGATAATGTTGGTTTCACTGCCTTACATATTGCTGCTCTAAGTGGCCATCTTGAAGTCACTAAGTACTTAATCAGTCAGGGAGCTGAAGTGAATAGAGGAAAGCAcgatggttggactgcattacacgCTGCTGCACATAATGGCCATCTTGATGTTaccaaatatctgatcagtcatggagctgaggtgaataaagggAATAACGATGGATCGACTGCCTTACATATTGCTGGTctgaatggtcatcttgatgtcatcAAGTATTTAATCAGTCAAGGGGCTGAAGTGAATAGAAAAAGAGACAATGGTAGAACTGCTTTATACTGCGCTGCTCAAAATGGCCGTCTTGATGTTACCAAATATTTGATCAGTGAAGGCGCAGAGGTGAATATAGGAGATAATGTTGGTTTCACTGCCTTACATATTGCTGCTCTAAGTGGCCATCTTGAAGTCACTAAGTACTTAATCAGTCAGGGAGCTGAAGTGAATAGAGGAAAGCAcgatggttggactgcattgCACGCTGCTGCTCAAAATGGCCATCTTGATGTTaccaaatatctgatcagtcatggagctgaggtgaataaagggAATAATCATGGATCGACTGCCTTACATATTGCTGGTctgaatggtcatcttgatgtcatcAAGTATTTAATCAGTCAAGGGGCTGAAGTGAATAGAAAAAGAGACAATGGTAGAACTGCATTACACGCTGCTGCTCATAATGGCCATCTTGATGTTACCAAATATCTGATCAGCCATGGAGCTGAGGTGAATATAGGAGATAATGTTGGTTTCACTGCCTTACATATTGCTGCTCTAAGTGGCCATCTTGAAGTCACTAAGTACTTAATCAGTCAGGGAGCTGAAGTGAATAGAGGAAAGCAcgatggttggactgcattgCACGCTGCTGCTCAAAATGGCCATCTTGATGTTaccaaatatctgatcagtcatgGAGCTGAGGTGAACAAGAAGGTTGATAATGGTTTGACTGCTTTAGACTTTGCTGTTTTCGGAAATCATCCTGATGCCGTTGACAAGCCTGCTTGTGACCGTCTTGGCAGAGAAAGCCCTCGCGAGCAGAGCCATCTTTCTATGTTACATCAGCTCATGAACATTGCGGACCTTCGAGAAACTAGTTCCAATACTGAG GACATCCACCTTGCTGTCCAAAATGGTAATACCGCCCGTATTGAGGGGTTCGTGTCTCAAGGAGCTTATCTCAATGTCCAGTCAGCAGATGGTCAAATGTGTCTTCAAGAAGCCATCAAACTCTCCTACGAAACTGAAAGAAATGCAGACGAAAGCGTCACGCTACGAAAG